The proteins below are encoded in one region of Brachyspira hampsonii:
- a CDS encoding methyl-accepting chemotaxis protein: MKKLQSLRVKMPLIIISMVIVFIIALITIIEIKVSDSIKNATYEGYNNTVMGYASLIDTWFDDQLAIASIYGTSEELIRYLELRTEDLRNIALNNLRKFKSLNEYAINIGLSDINGNILIDSDNTDLVGQNIFNIHPDLKNKINGSSKGIFGENITHSLTTGGWSLILLEKVANASNQNMGYLYVMLDWSTLNKNHIEPLVVGKTGNMYAVDRDLIIKIHSKTENINQPAPEQFRDAFNLGKGVLSYVFNNEKRVSSVITLKSQPWVLGVSVTEAEIYQANKELMITMIIISVIAIVIISILISMFIMSITKPLHLLVGVAKEIAEGDLRTTKQKIKRKDELGELSDAFVAMRKKLVDALRVVEDTANNITMAAKELSEQNTDLAHRTESQAASIEETSASMTEISSTIKESADHSVSGSKMILDSKTSVENAGDIIAETTSNIEEVHDASSKIKDITKIIEDIAFQTNILALNASTSFLFIYVMTITLFLKIASSFPQKSYFFSLIY; encoded by the coding sequence ATGAAAAAACTTCAAAGCCTAAGGGTGAAAATGCCTCTTATTATCATATCGATGGTAATTGTATTTATAATTGCTTTAATCACGATAATAGAAATAAAAGTATCCGACAGTATAAAAAATGCCACATACGAAGGATATAACAATACAGTTATGGGATATGCTTCCTTAATTGATACTTGGTTTGATGATCAATTAGCAATAGCAAGTATATATGGTACATCTGAAGAATTAATAAGATATTTAGAATTAAGAACTGAAGATCTTAGAAATATAGCATTAAATAATCTTAGAAAATTTAAATCTTTAAATGAATATGCAATTAATATAGGATTATCTGATATAAATGGTAATATTCTAATAGATTCTGATAATACTGATCTGGTAGGTCAAAATATCTTTAACATACATCCAGACTTAAAAAATAAAATAAATGGAAGCTCTAAAGGAATATTCGGAGAAAACATCACTCATTCTTTAACAACAGGCGGCTGGTCATTAATTTTACTAGAAAAAGTTGCAAATGCAAGCAATCAGAATATGGGTTATCTTTATGTAATGCTTGATTGGTCTACTCTAAATAAAAATCACATAGAACCTCTTGTTGTAGGAAAAACAGGAAATATGTATGCTGTTGATAGAGATTTAATAATAAAAATACATAGTAAAACTGAAAATATTAATCAGCCGGCTCCGGAGCAATTTAGAGATGCCTTTAATTTAGGAAAGGGAGTATTAAGTTATGTATTTAATAATGAAAAAAGAGTATCTTCTGTAATAACATTAAAATCTCAGCCTTGGGTATTGGGTGTATCCGTAACAGAAGCAGAAATATATCAAGCTAATAAAGAACTTATGATTACTATGATAATTATATCTGTTATTGCTATAGTGATTATATCAATACTTATATCAATGTTCATAATGTCTATAACTAAACCTCTTCACTTATTAGTAGGAGTTGCTAAAGAGATAGCAGAAGGAGATTTAAGAACTACAAAACAAAAAATTAAAAGGAAAGATGAGCTTGGAGAATTATCAGATGCATTTGTAGCTATGAGGAAAAAACTCGTAGATGCTTTAAGAGTTGTAGAAGATACAGCAAACAATATTACTATGGCAGCAAAAGAATTATCCGAACAAAATACAGATTTGGCACATAGAACAGAAAGTCAGGCTGCAAGCATAGAAGAAACTTCAGCTTCTATGACAGAAATTTCTTCTACAATAAAAGAATCAGCAGATCATTCTGTTAGCGGAAGCAAAATGATATTAGATTCCAAAACTTCTGTTGAAAATGCCGGAGATATCATAGCTGAAACTACTTCTAACATAGAAGAAGTACATGATGCAAGCAGTAAAATTAAAGATATTACTAAAATCATTGAAGATATAGCATTCCAAACTAATATACTAGCTCTTAATGCWTCTACGAGTTTTTTATTTATTTATGTGATGACAATAACTCTGTTCCTAAAGATAGCAAGTTCTTTTCCGCAAAAAAGTTATTTTTTCTCACTTATTTATTAA
- a CDS encoding response regulator has translation MRVLIYDSSLQIRDSLISILITAGYEVVAVKDKNNILSMFGKLPFSIAIIEIGENDTEMESILEKIYLDDRYHGVHVIVHVADPSREFFTKMMRIGVSGFLLKPFNEKDFLNRFNVLIEKAGVKPKKLKHIVINNLDNFKLVFRHDGVRQILHGMIIEMSPIGLKFIMPPEEASIEVGHIIKNASMSISSYKISFSINILEKIGNEYIGEFSDLSAFNTKLICKFIYDKYIEKLK, from the coding sequence ATGAGAGTATTAATTTATGATTCATCTTTACAGATAAGAGATAGTCTTATCAGTATTCTTATTACAGCAGGATATGAAGTTGTTGCTGTGAAGGATAAAAATAATATTTTGAGTATGTTTGGCAAACTTCCTTTTTCTATTGCTATTATAGAAATTGGGGAAAATGATACTGAAATGGAGAGTATACTTGAAAAAATATATTTAGATGACAGATATCATGGAGTGCATGTTATAGTTCATGTTGCAGATCCTAGCCGGGAATTTTTCACTAAGATGATGAGAATAGGTGTTTCAGGTTTTTTATTAAAGCCTTTTAATGAAAAAGATTTTTTAAATAGATTTAATGTTTTGATAGAAAAGGCTGGAGTTAAACCTAAAAAACTAAAACATATAGTAATAAACAATTTAGATAATTTCAAATTGGTATTTAGGCATGACGGAGTAAGACAGATTCTTCATGGTATGATAATAGAAATGTCTCCGATAGGGTTAAAATTTATTATGCCGCCTGAAGAAGCTAGTATAGAAGTGGGGCATATTATAAAGAATGCTTCTATGTCTATTAGTTCTTATAAAATAAGTTTTTCTATTAATATACTAGAAAAAATAGGCAATGAATATATAGGTGAATTTAGTGATTTATCAGCATTTAATACTAAATTGATATGTAAATTTATATATGATAAATACATAGAAAAATTAAAATGA
- a CDS encoding DUF4349 domain-containing protein: MKKFIFAVIILLSLFSCSSKGGSEQNGNFLSTTSSISVPQARMEESTASDYVSDSSEKTAERKLIVSVDIRVNSKDVEKSYKAIEEKLKEYNGYFDNVESSKNRYYLTIRIPKENLYAFIDFIEQNEKVENKNINTQDVTETYYDTENRIKNREVLLEKLRNYLREAKNIDEILKVEDRINTLTYEIETMKGNLKNLQSSVDYSRLTLNISNPEAIKSSTNIYNKYLNLISFLKAFFSGILFFLVGFIAAAIPIVLILALFYYICFGKIGLIKKLYNKIK, translated from the coding sequence ATGAAAAAATTTATATTTGCAGTCATTATACTATTATCACTATTTTCATGCAGCAGCAAAGGCGGTTCTGAACAAAATGGTAATTTTTTATCAACAACATCATCAATATCAGTACCTCAGGCTAGAATGGAAGAAAGTACGGCATCAGACTATGTATCGGATTCTTCTGAGAAAACCGCAGAAAGAAAATTAATAGTTTCAGTTGATATAAGAGTAAATTCAAAAGATGTGGAAAAAAGCTATAAAGCCATAGAAGAAAAATTAAAAGAATATAATGGATATTTTGATAATGTTGAATCTTCTAAAAATAGATATTATCTTACTATAAGAATACCTAAAGAAAATCTTTATGCTTTTATAGATTTTATAGAACAAAATGAAAAAGTTGAAAATAAAAATATAAATACTCAAGATGTTACAGAAACTTATTATGATACAGAAAATAGGATAAAAAATAGGGAAGTGCTTTTAGAAAAATTGAGAAACTATTTAAGAGAAGCTAAAAACATTGATGAAATATTAAAAGTAGAAGATAGAATTAATACTTTAACTTATGAAATAGAAACTATGAAAGGAAATTTAAAAAATTTGCAGTCATCTGTTGATTATTCAAGATTAACTTTAAATATCTCAAATCCTGAAGCAATAAAAAGCAGCACAAATATATATAATAAATATTTGAATTTAATATCATTTTTGAAAGCATTTTTCTCAGGTATATTATTCTTTTTGGTAGGTTTTATAGCCGCAGCCATTCCTATAGTATTAATATTAGCATTATTCTACTATATATGTTTTGGAAAAATAGGATTAATAAAGAAATTATATAATAAAATCAAATAA
- a CDS encoding methyl-accepting chemotaxis protein, translated as MKKTSSIRFKMPLTISIITTILLVITIIILSYKSYSGITKSTYSGYNNTIEGYKSMLDTWFEENNTLIKTYSITPSIINYLSGNNTPEAVAVLIDALKQFEGINKYSLDIGVTDENGVTLQNTKNINLGINLKELRPGIWDNFVKNNYDVAYDTKVLKSVISDNMTLAIIAGVKTNNVLVGTVYMILNWDALVSKLGELQLPETGRLFAIDYERNIALDTRNQINTLANQSYDDVIRENKSNGILNYISDTNGEKRTAIYVKMNTMPWILSMATDDRIIYAENISMIRIAIIVCILSIIFVNLFSVSYITKTMSPLSVLMKKANKISEGNIELKSVSKYRKDEFGELEKAFNIMSDKLAEVVSNVNEASNEIVLASQRMMESSVELSSRTDSQASSLEETASSLEEIVSTIKASADNSVSGKNMMSESMEHIEGAASIIAQTVSNIEEVHQASDKIKDITKIIEDIAFQTNILALNASVEAARAGTQGKGFAVVASEVRNLAQTTQSSVKDITSLVDNTAEKIDTATNTARESQEIFVQLQEKVSGTSDLMQNISSTALEQETGVSQISVAINSIESSTTQNAALAEESSELSKKLFDKAKFLEESIKFFHIS; from the coding sequence ATGAAAAAGACTAGTTCTATAAGATTTAAAATGCCATTAACTATAAGCATTATAACAACAATACTTTTAGTAATAACAATAATAATATTATCATATAAATCTTATTCTGGTATAACAAAATCTACATACAGCGGATATAATAACACTATAGAAGGCTATAAATCTATGCTGGATACATGGTTTGAAGAAAATAATACTTTAATAAAAACATATTCTATTACGCCTTCTATCATTAATTATTTATCTGGTAATAATACTCCTGAAGCTGTTGCTGTCTTGATAGATGCATTAAAGCAGTTTGAAGGTATTAATAAATACTCTTTGGATATTGGAGTAACTGATGAAAATGGAGTAACTTTGCAAAATACGAAAAATATAAATTTAGGAATTAATTTAAAGGAGTTAAGACCAGGTATTTGGGATAATTTTGTAAAAAACAATTATGATGTTGCTTATGATACAAAGGTATTAAAGTCTGTTATAAGTGATAATATGACTTTGGCAATTATCGCAGGCGTTAAAACCAATAATGTATTAGTTGGTACTGTGTATATGATTCTTAATTGGGATGCTTTGGTATCGAAATTAGGAGAATTGCAGCTTCCGGAAACAGGAAGATTATTTGCAATTGATTATGAAAGAAATATTGCACTTGATACTAGGAATCAAATAAATACTTTAGCAAATCAAAGTTATGATGATGTAATAAGAGAGAATAAATCTAACGGTATATTGAATTATATATCTGATACAAATGGAGAAAAAAGAACTGCCATTTATGTAAAAATGAATACTATGCCTTGGATATTATCTATGGCTACTGATGATAGGATTATATATGCTGAAAATATAAGTATGATTAGAATAGCTATTATAGTTTGTATATTATCTATAATATTTGTAAATTTATTTTCTGTTTCATATATTACAAAAACTATGAGTCCTTTAAGTGTTTTGATGAAAAAGGCAAACAAAATATCTGAAGGAAATATAGAACTTAAATCTGTTTCTAAATATAGAAAAGATGAATTTGGAGAATTAGAGAAAGCATTTAATATTATGAGTGATAAATTAGCAGAGGTTGTAAGCAATGTTAATGAGGCATCAAATGAAATAGTATTAGCTTCTCAAAGAATGATGGAAAGCAGTGTTGAACTTTCAAGCAGAACCGATTCTCAGGCATCTAGTTTGGAGGAAACAGCTTCAAGTTTAGAGGAAATAGTTTCTACTATAAAAGCATCGGCTGATAATTCTGTATCAGGTAAGAATATGATGTCTGAATCTATGGAACATATTGAAGGAGCTGCAAGTATAATAGCACAAACAGTTTCTAATATAGAAGAAGTACATCAGGCAAGCGATAAAATCAAGGATATTACTAAAATCATTGAGGATATAGCATTCCAAACTAATATACTAGCTCTTAATGCTTCTGTAGAGGCAGCACGTGCTGGAACTCAGGGAAAAGGTTTTGCGGTTGTAGCAAGCGAGGTTAGGAATTTAGCACAAACTACTCAGTCATCTGTTAAAGATATTACTTCTCTTGTGGACAATACCGCTGAAAAAATAGATACTGCCACAAATACAGCGAGAGAATCTCAGGAAATATTTGTTCAATTGCAGGAAAAAGTATCAGGAACTTCTGATTTAATGCAGAATATAAGTTCAACAGCATTAGAACAAGAGACAGGCGTTTCACAGATAAGCGTTGCTATAAATAGTATAGAAAGTTCTACTACTCAGAACGCTGCTTTAGCTGAGGAGTCAAGCGAATTGTCTAAGAAACTATTTGATAAAGCTAAGTTTTTAGAAGAAAGTATAAAATTCTTTCATATTTCATAA
- a CDS encoding DUF3810 domain-containing protein, whose translation MRIKITLILSLIFIVIILKIVTFSKNFVENYYSRLIYKKIAGTLNRISSNFTFSLGELLLFLLIIAVIIFIIIAFKKSFFNGNIKSLADKSRTALNYLYILACFMIIMYIVFLLVWGLNYHRVPLIDNYPPKEINNDDIYLLADALVKNINELKNEMKYKEINTNYQALNRMIESEYNKVFEEFEFLNMHYSKTKPIMISKLFLHLQITGIYSPFTSEANVNILIPSISIPFTIAHEMAHQIGIAYEDEANFISYIACSKHTDPFVRYSGNFEALLYVLGELKRDENYSHLMSNLNSETKDEIKKYYEFWQGYSGQLSKVSEKVNDTYLKANNQQYGVKSYSRVVRLLVLYYKNNSNL comes from the coding sequence ATGAGAATAAAAATTACTTTGATACTATCACTTATCTTTATTGTTATAATATTAAAAATAGTAACATTTTCTAAGAACTTTGTAGAAAATTATTATTCAAGATTAATATACAAAAAAATAGCTGGAACTTTAAATCGTATATCTTCAAATTTTACTTTTTCATTAGGAGAGCTTCTGCTTTTTTTACTTATAATAGCAGTTATTATTTTTATTATAATAGCTTTTAAAAAATCATTTTTCAATGGGAATATCAAATCATTAGCAGATAAATCAAGAACTGCATTAAATTATTTATATATATTAGCCTGTTTTATGATTATTATGTATATAGTATTTCTTTTAGTATGGGGATTAAATTATCACAGAGTTCCTTTAATAGATAATTATCCGCCGAAAGAAATCAATAATGATGATATATATTTACTAGCTGATGCACTTGTAAAAAATATAAATGAGCTGAAAAATGAAATGAAATATAAAGAAATTAATACTAATTATCAGGCTCTAAATAGAATGATAGAATCAGAATATAATAAAGTTTTTGAAGAATTTGAGTTTTTAAATATGCATTATTCAAAAACAAAACCTATAATGATATCAAAGTTATTTTTGCATCTTCAAATAACAGGCATATATTCTCCTTTTACATCTGAAGCAAATGTAAATATACTAATCCCAAGCATATCAATACCTTTTACAATAGCACATGAAATGGCTCATCAAATAGGTATAGCTTATGAAGATGAGGCTAATTTTATATCATATATAGCCTGTTCAAAACATACAGATCCTTTTGTTAGGTATTCTGGTAATTTTGAGGCACTTCTTTATGTACTTGGAGAATTAAAAAGAGATGAAAATTATTCTCATTTGATGTCTAATTTAAATAGCGAAACCAAAGATGAAATAAAAAAATATTATGAGTTTTGGCAGGGATATTCTGGACAATTATCTAAAGTAAGCGAAAAGGTTAATGATACATATTTAAAAGCTAATAATCAGCAGTATGGAGTAAAAAGCTATTCTAGGGTTGTAAGATTATTGGTGCTTTATTATAAAAATAATTCTAATCTTTAA
- a CDS encoding sensor histidine kinase: MEERKSIDSFFSDLSMGLLFAENTNEIDRVVDLFLEKTCQYYDFDCGEVYFPKGDYLILRGVYGIDRYYVCKVDFPISANHCKDVLYDQKVFIGENINHTNMEVFSNYSSMFVLPIFFYANPIGVVVFRNKEKKIEFYNSIVNEIKNVIGHFAVYANNVLQSVTYKERDKQLKLLRELYLKLSEVDDFENNLNQLANDIANIFTANKAFIRLRNENDELYTRSSYGFPGNFDYSMFDDDIYVLEFWDKNIFYINNAANNKYYEKFRGIINRSVLFNRISVKNNCIGYVVVIDKIPDAVNPLGDFDTNDLNLFNPLLANIASRISEHYNIVELSKANEKNLKHMSRLNTLYDISNILLERSKTEDILFLLLTIATIGDVFAFNRAFAFLYDKEFNVFRGRMCVAPTNAQEAGMIWSNMQKLDKYALREKLMLSFDRRSMEDSWDLNQKFLNTVIPNNENCKLFFDVFNNKNSINITNTNSAEVEQIKKYTDIFGYCPFAIIPIMNATNCIGMVVVDNSYNGKPIPEDDLDYLKMFGRQAAVALEYSYLYNEIEKNNNALKAAEKTLLDLKSLAIIGEMSSSMAHNLRNFIVPIAGFANRLVKVSKEENIKNYAQIIANEVENLENYLRRNLSFAKSINLEVENIKIDDMIKYLTILAKEYIKKSGKNIKFYAVKITKEDVVKWDYDRMNEVISNLIINAIDAINNGDEDSIISVIFDDNAYRESMIDIIVENTNSYIEPELAEKVFTPFFTTKSHGVGIGLAISKRIVEAHGGSMVIKSVNGAFKITTFFVSIPVSLNN; encoded by the coding sequence ATGGAAGAGAGAAAATCTATAGACAGTTTTTTTTCTGATTTATCTATGGGACTGCTTTTTGCTGAGAATACCAATGAAATAGACAGAGTTGTTGATTTATTCTTAGAAAAAACTTGTCAGTACTATGATTTTGATTGCGGAGAAGTATATTTTCCTAAAGGCGATTATCTTATACTTAGAGGCGTATATGGAATTGACAGGTACTATGTATGTAAAGTTGATTTTCCAATATCGGCCAATCATTGTAAAGATGTATTATATGATCAGAAAGTTTTTATAGGAGAAAATATTAATCATACCAATATGGAAGTATTTTCAAATTATTCATCTATGTTTGTACTTCCTATATTTTTCTATGCTAATCCTATAGGAGTTGTAGTTTTTAGAAATAAAGAAAAAAAAATAGAATTCTATAACTCTATAGTTAATGAAATAAAAAATGTTATAGGACACTTTGCTGTATATGCTAATAATGTACTTCAAAGCGTAACATATAAAGAAAGAGACAAACAATTAAAACTGCTTAGAGAATTATATTTGAAATTAAGCGAAGTTGATGATTTTGAAAATAATTTAAATCAATTAGCAAATGATATTGCAAATATTTTTACAGCTAATAAAGCATTTATAAGACTTAGAAATGAAAATGATGAGTTATATACTAGATCTAGTTATGGCTTTCCTGGTAATTTTGATTATTCAATGTTTGATGATGATATTTATGTATTAGAATTTTGGGATAAAAACATATTCTATATAAATAATGCAGCAAACAATAAATATTATGAAAAGTTTAGAGGCATCATAAACAGATCCGTACTATTCAATAGAATATCTGTAAAAAATAATTGCATAGGTTATGTAGTTGTTATAGATAAAATACCGGATGCAGTTAATCCGCTTGGAGATTTTGATACAAATGATCTTAATTTATTTAATCCGCTTCTAGCAAATATAGCAAGCAGAATTTCTGAACATTATAACATTGTAGAATTAAGCAAAGCAAATGAAAAAAACCTGAAACATATGTCTCGTTTGAATACATTATATGATATAAGCAATATTCTCTTAGAGCGTTCAAAAACAGAAGATATATTATTTTTACTTCTGACAATAGCAACAATAGGAGATGTATTTGCTTTTAACAGAGCATTTGCTTTTCTTTATGATAAAGAATTTAATGTATTTAGAGGAAGAATGTGTGTTGCTCCTACAAATGCTCAGGAAGCAGGTATGATATGGAGTAATATGCAAAAGCTGGATAAATATGCTCTTAGAGAAAAGTTAATGCTTTCTTTTGATAGAAGAAGCATGGAAGATTCTTGGGATTTAAATCAGAAATTCTTAAATACTGTTATACCAAATAATGAAAACTGCAAATTATTCTTTGATGTATTCAACAATAAAAACAGCATCAATATAACAAACACAAATAGTGCGGAAGTAGAACAAATAAAAAAATACACAGATATATTCGGATACTGTCCTTTCGCCATAATACCTATAATGAATGCCACAAACTGTATAGGTATGGTAGTAGTTGATAATTCTTATAATGGAAAGCCTATACCGGAAGATGATTTAGATTATTTAAAAATGTTCGGAAGGCAGGCAGCGGTAGCTTTAGAATATTCGTATCTTTATAATGAAATAGAAAAAAATAACAATGCTTTAAAAGCTGCTGAAAAAACATTATTAGATTTAAAAAGTTTGGCTATAATAGGTGAGATGAGTTCTTCTATGGCTCATAATCTTAGAAATTTTATAGTACCTATTGCAGGATTTGCTAACAGGCTTGTGAAGGTTAGTAAAGAAGAAAATATTAAAAACTATGCTCAGATAATAGCCAATGAGGTAGAAAATTTAGAAAATTATTTGAGAAGGAATTTATCATTTGCTAAAAGTATTAATCTGGAAGTTGAGAATATAAAAATAGATGATATGATTAAGTACCTTACTATTTTAGCAAAAGAATATATTAAAAAAAGCGGAAAAAATATTAAATTCTATGCTGTAAAAATCACGAAAGAAGATGTTGTAAAATGGGATTACGACAGAATGAATGAAGTTATATCCAATCTGATAATTAATGCCATAGATGCTATAAATAATGGTGATGAAGATTCGATTATCAGTGTAATATTTGATGATAATGCTTACAGAGAATCTATGATAGATATAATAGTTGAAAATACTAATTCATATATAGAACCGGAATTAGCTGAAAAAGTATTTACTCCATTCTTTACAACAAAAAGTCATGGAGTCGGTATAGGACTTGCCATTTCCAAAAGAATAGTAGAAGCTCATGGCGGAAGTATGGTGATAAAAAGTGTTAATGGAGCTTTTAAAATAACAACTTTTTTTGTTTCTATACCTGTTAGTTTAAATAATTAA
- a CDS encoding alpha-amylase family glycosyl hydrolase produces MKISGYNLFPPLLGHIKNWYSHIDRVKNMGFEWLYINPITYPGFSGSLYATKYYYKYNPAFFTSSEQEIAEKELKDFIAYCNNQKIKVMMDLVINHSSKDCNLVNEHFEWYKTKDGVLQSPGAWDNGKWIEWGDLAMFNNKIDPNEKDEEENTDNTDNKDNQNINDNEILNPIWFYWNDLIKHNLDLGFSGFRCDAAYKVPKKLWKYLIYNAKQINNEAVFFAESLGCSMEDTEKLIDAGFDYVASSAKWWDYEGEWFIEQYDLAREKCMQVAFPSNHDTKRLISEYDGNIWRVKQTFLFTAIVCDMWMITLGDEYGFLKRCNVVGGNEKDYENISYDLSEYIKDITNYIKNNTILADCGKIVSIDIEEKKKLDKLKKETDTHYGYYEQEKNYKEKKEKDPFRKFYKFNLNENDKLLIIVNITSKTRKLDTKEYGIKKDISFENKIENITETIDILPYELKIFTL; encoded by the coding sequence ATGAAAATATCTGGATATAATTTATTTCCGCCTCTTTTAGGGCATATAAAAAATTGGTACAGCCATATTGATAGGGTTAAGAATATGGGATTTGAATGGTTATACATTAATCCTATAACATATCCCGGATTTAGCGGAAGTTTATACGCTACAAAATATTATTATAAATATAACCCTGCTTTTTTCACTAGTTCTGAACAAGAAATCGCAGAAAAAGAATTGAAAGATTTCATTGCCTATTGTAATAATCAAAAAATAAAAGTAATGATGGATTTGGTTATTAACCATTCATCAAAAGATTGTAATCTTGTTAATGAACATTTTGAATGGTATAAAACCAAAGACGGAGTTTTGCAGTCTCCCGGAGCTTGGGATAATGGAAAATGGATTGAATGGGGCGATTTGGCTATGTTCAATAACAAAATAGATCCAAATGAAAAAGACGAAGAGGAAAATACTGATAACACTGATAATAAAGATAATCAGAATATTAATGATAATGAAATATTAAATCCTATATGGTTTTATTGGAATGATTTAATAAAACATAATCTCGATTTAGGATTCAGCGGATTCAGATGCGATGCGGCATATAAAGTCCCTAAAAAATTATGGAAATATTTAATATATAATGCTAAACAAATTAATAATGAAGCTGTATTCTTTGCTGAAAGTTTAGGCTGCTCTATGGAGGATACTGAGAAATTAATTGATGCTGGTTTTGATTATGTGGCAAGCAGTGCTAAATGGTGGGATTATGAAGGCGAATGGTTTATAGAACAGTATGATCTGGCAAGAGAAAAATGCATGCAAGTAGCATTTCCAAGCAATCATGACACCAAAAGGCTTATTTCAGAATATGACGGAAATATATGGAGAGTAAAACAGACTTTCTTATTTACAGCAATAGTATGCGATATGTGGATGATAACTTTGGGTGATGAGTACGGATTCCTGAAAAGATGCAATGTTGTAGGCGGTAATGAAAAAGATTATGAAAATATAAGCTATGATTTAAGCGAATACATAAAAGATATAACTAATTATATAAAAAATAATACTATACTTGCAGACTGCGGTAAAATAGTTTCCATTGACATAGAAGAAAAAAAGAAACTAGATAAATTGAAAAAAGAAACCGATACTCATTATGGATATTATGAACAAGAAAAAAATTATAAAGAAAAAAAAGAAAAAGATCCTTTTAGAAAGTTTTATAAATTTAATTTAAATGAAAACGATAAACTTTTAATTATAGTTAATATAACTTCTAAAACTAGAAAATTAGATACAAAAGAATACGGCATAAAAAAAGATATATCATTTGAAAACAAAATAGAAAACATTACAGAAACTATAGATATATTGCCGTATGAATTAAAAATATTTACTTTATAG
- a CDS encoding STM3941 family protein — MYEELLLDNDLPKIEIYYSKRKLVLLLLYSFVFILISILSFMHSNSYKKILFVISLSFFLIHFLILIVQLLKSGKPKIVLDENGIMYNMLLKNKNIFVKWTDIIEISFSKAYIYLYLKEESSLSIKRKNPNEPIVFYMFMLGVKDPVTVLAMITYYFEKSTGVV; from the coding sequence ATGTATGAAGAATTATTATTAGATAATGATTTACCCAAAATTGAAATATATTACAGCAAAAGAAAATTAGTTTTATTATTACTATACTCTTTTGTTTTTATTTTAATTTCAATATTATCTTTTATGCATTCAAATTCTTATAAAAAAATATTATTTGTTATTAGTTTGTCATTTTTTTTAATACACTTTTTGATTTTGATAGTTCAGTTACTAAAATCAGGAAAGCCTAAAATTGTTTTAGATGAAAATGGTATAATGTATAATATGCTATTAAAAAATAAAAATATATTTGTAAAATGGACTGATATTATAGAAATATCTTTTTCAAAAGCATATATATATTTATACTTAAAAGAAGAAAGCAGTTTATCTATAAAGAGAAAAAATCCTAATGAACCTATTGTTTTTTATATGTTTATGTTGGGAGTAAAAGATCCTGTTACTGTTCTAGCTATGATAACATATTATTTTGAAAAAAGCACTGGGGTTGTTTGA
- a CDS encoding periplasmic heavy metal sensor, translating to MKNKISKKAVILISIAIMILGSMSLFAQYGRGYGAGYGRGYGRGYGAGYGRGCVYGQGGYGRGGCGYGAGYGRGYGRGYGYYGAALTQEQIDQVRSIQDKYFPQMDSLRMEIYTQTQNINAEMRKETPDQNTINAAIDARSKASADLQKLRTQCFLEIDKVYQNK from the coding sequence ATGAAAAACAAAATAAGTAAAAAAGCAGTAATATTAATCTCAATCGCAATTATGATTTTAGGTTCAATGTCATTATTCGCTCAATACGGCAGAGGTTATGGTGCAGGTTACGGAAGGGGATATGGCAGAGGTTATGGTGCAGGTTATGGAAGAGGATGCGTATATGGTCAAGGCGGTTATGGAAGAGGCGGATGCGGTTATGGTGCAGGTTATGGAAGAGGATACGGCAGAGGTTACGGATATTATGGTGCTGCACTTACTCAAGAGCAAATTGATCAAGTAAGAAGCATACAAGATAAATATTTTCCTCAAATGGACAGTTTAAGAATGGAAATATATACTCAGACTCAAAATATAAATGCTGAAATGAGAAAAGAAACTCCAGATCAAAATACTATAAATGCAGCAATAGATGCAAGAAGTAAAGCTTCAGCAGACTTACAAAAATTAAGAACTCAATGCTTTTTAGAAATAGACAAAGTATACCAAAATAAATAA